A window of Nitrospinota bacterium contains these coding sequences:
- a CDS encoding tetratricopeptide repeat protein encodes MSEREIQNIPEWISQVILFLFGGWLFKLGSDLISANQPWLTVSIFGLGVLLIGMAGVGPTRIANFGAKWGKGGGEFGVSVRNQPTEKERELVLKVSQDQLSPEIEKEEQDYIKEAEERAPERRSPEDYLALATEKWRAKDYDGALADVFAGLALNPKNIRIKASLIHRKGSAFHDLGLMDQAKKYYKEAIELDPSFSLPHSNLGYLYQGQGNLEAAKKEYKEAIELDPSFSLPHHNLGNLYKGQGNLEAAKKEYEEALRLDPELTLARKYLEKLKKEMEKGE; translated from the coding sequence ATGTCTGAGCGAGAAATACAGAACATACCAGAGTGGATATCACAAGTTATCCTATTCTTATTTGGAGGATGGCTTTTTAAATTGGGTTCTGACCTTATTAGCGCAAACCAACCTTGGCTTACAGTATCTATTTTTGGATTAGGAGTTTTATTAATTGGTATGGCAGGTGTGGGACCAACTAGGATTGCAAATTTTGGAGCTAAATGGGGGAAAGGGGGTGGGGAGTTCGGCGTTAGCGTTAGGAATCAACCTACAGAAAAGGAACGGGAACTTGTCCTCAAAGTATCTCAAGATCAACTTTCCCCTGAAATCGAAAAAGAAGAGCAAGATTACATTAAAGAGGCAGAAGAGCGGGCTCCTGAAAGACGCTCGCCGGAGGATTATCTGGCGTTGGCCACTGAAAAATGGCGTGCCAAAGACTACGACGGCGCATTGGCTGACGTGTTTGCCGGTTTAGCCTTGAATCCAAAAAATATCCGCATCAAGGCCAGTTTGATTCATAGAAAAGGTAGCGCCTTTCATGATCTTGGGCTGATGGATCAGGCAAAAAAATACTATAAAGAAGCCATTGAGCTTGACCCCAGTTTTTCGTTGCCCCACTCCAACCTGGGATACCTTTATCAGGGTCAAGGGAACCTTGAGGCAGCAAAAAAGGAGTATAAAGAAGCCATTGAGCTTGACCCCAGTTTTTCGTTGCCCCACCACAACCTGGGAAACCTTTATAAGGGTCAAGGGAACCTTGAGGCAGCAAAAAAGGAGTATGAAGAAGCCTTGCGATTAGATCCTGAATTAACTCTGGCAAGAAAATACCTTGAGAAATTAAAAAAAGAAATGGAGAAGGGGGAATAA
- a CDS encoding Gx transporter family protein codes for MPPITPQFPDKKLVTLALMVALGVILHRVEALLPLPTPWIKLGLANIMTLLALVFLGFKEALMVTGLRVFLGSIIGGTFLGPTFFLSLTGGLAAALLMALAYRRGAGPFSMIGVSITGATAHILAVTFCVYFVFIPQDAFLRLLPVFLSLALISGLLTGIVANILTDRLIGENVSFR; via the coding sequence ATGCCTCCCATTACCCCACAATTCCCCGATAAAAAACTGGTCACCCTAGCGCTGATGGTGGCCCTGGGGGTCATCCTGCACCGCGTTGAAGCTTTGCTTCCGCTGCCCACGCCGTGGATCAAGCTGGGGCTGGCCAACATCATGACGTTGTTGGCGCTGGTGTTTCTCGGCTTCAAGGAAGCTCTGATGGTCACGGGACTCAGGGTTTTTCTGGGTTCCATCATCGGCGGGACGTTTCTGGGGCCGACGTTTTTTCTAAGTCTCACAGGGGGATTAGCCGCCGCCTTGCTCATGGCTCTGGCGTATCGACGGGGAGCTGGCCCGTTCAGCATGATCGGCGTCAGCATTACAGGAGCCACTGCCCACATTCTGGCGGTCACGTTTTGCGTTTACTTTGTATTCATCCCACAGGATGCGTTTCTCCGCCTGCTCCCGGTATTTTTGTCTTTAGCCCTTATCTCCGGCCTGCTGACGGGAATCGTCGCAAATATTTTGACCGATCGGCTGATTGGGGAAAATGTTTCTTTCCGGTGA
- a CDS encoding DUF5989 family protein, producing MSEHTNSKFSILSEFWGFMKARKKWWLGPIILVMLLMSLLIILSEGSAVAPFIYTLF from the coding sequence ATGAGCGAACATACTAACAGCAAATTTTCTATTCTTTCCGAATTCTGGGGCTTCATGAAGGCCCGAAAAAAGTGGTGGCTGGGTCCCATTATTCTGGTCATGCTGCTCATGAGCCTCCTGATAATTTTGAGTGAGGGAAGCGCTGTAGCGCCATTCATCTACACCCTTTTCTAA
- a CDS encoding DUF2007 domain-containing protein, which translates to MATEDLEIAYTVLQEENAYILRGFLENAGIPCQLENLTFHAEPIPVAGLTKVRLWTKKSDVERARQLIKEAEQFDSCSSCGHVVFPEDMTCDFCGETLEPT; encoded by the coding sequence ATGGCAACGGAAGATCTTGAAATTGCCTACACGGTTCTTCAGGAAGAAAACGCTTACATCCTGCGTGGATTTTTAGAAAATGCGGGAATTCCCTGCCAACTGGAAAACCTGACGTTTCATGCAGAGCCGATCCCGGTGGCCGGACTCACCAAAGTCCGCTTATGGACAAAAAAATCAGATGTGGAAAGAGCCCGGCAATTGATTAAAGAAGCCGAGCAGTTTGATTCCTGCTCCTCCTGCGGTCACGTGGTTTTTCCCGAGGACATGACTTGTGATTTTTGCGGGGAAACTTTGGAGCCGACTTGA
- a CDS encoding sodium:alanine symporter family protein, whose product MASLDKFFADLSGMVWGPWLLCLLVGTGILLTIRLRGIQFRCLFYALRLAFSKERDGEGDISHFGALMTTLAATIGVGNIAGVSTAVALGGPGAIFWMWITALFGMATKYSEGFLAVKFRKVNGNGEISGGPMYYLEHGLGQKWLGMCFAFFGALAAFGIGNMAQANTTAEAITEVSGIGKVPVGIFLAWLTAMVILGGIKRIANVSCILVPVLVMIYFGGVVIILIKNFSQVGPGLKMIFEQAFTGTAVTGGFAGATLAQTVRYGIARGLFSNESGLGSAPIAAAAARTNHPAKQALVSMTGTFLDTLIVCSLTALALAATGAWESGATGVALTIQAFSAGLPGQWGQWIVTLGIINFAFSTILGWSYYGEKCFEYLAGEKYVPYYRYVWVVFVFIGAVVKLELVWNFSDVMNGLMAIPNLIGLLFLSGLLARETKIFEKGVKDGSIDKYD is encoded by the coding sequence ATGGCTTCATTAGATAAATTTTTTGCAGATTTGAGCGGCATGGTCTGGGGTCCCTGGCTCTTGTGTTTGCTGGTGGGGACCGGAATCCTGCTGACCATTCGCCTGCGCGGAATTCAGTTTCGTTGTCTTTTTTATGCGCTGCGTCTGGCTTTTTCAAAGGAGCGCGATGGCGAGGGAGACATCTCCCATTTTGGTGCGTTGATGACGACGCTGGCCGCCACGATCGGCGTTGGCAACATCGCAGGCGTCAGTACCGCCGTGGCGCTCGGCGGACCGGGTGCCATATTCTGGATGTGGATCACGGCGCTGTTTGGCATGGCCACCAAATACAGCGAAGGGTTTCTGGCGGTGAAGTTTCGTAAAGTCAATGGCAACGGAGAGATTTCCGGCGGCCCCATGTATTACCTTGAGCATGGATTGGGACAAAAATGGCTGGGGATGTGCTTCGCATTTTTTGGTGCGCTGGCGGCGTTTGGCATCGGCAACATGGCGCAGGCCAACACGACGGCGGAGGCGATCACGGAAGTTTCGGGCATCGGCAAGGTTCCCGTGGGCATCTTTCTTGCCTGGTTAACTGCAATGGTGATCCTGGGCGGCATCAAGCGCATCGCCAACGTATCCTGCATACTGGTCCCGGTTCTGGTGATGATTTATTTTGGCGGTGTCGTCATCATCCTCATCAAAAATTTTTCCCAAGTCGGGCCGGGGCTTAAGATGATCTTTGAACAGGCATTCACGGGAACGGCGGTCACCGGAGGGTTTGCCGGGGCGACATTAGCCCAAACGGTTCGTTATGGGATCGCACGCGGCTTGTTTTCTAACGAATCCGGCCTTGGAAGCGCTCCCATCGCCGCCGCTGCAGCCCGGACGAATCACCCTGCCAAGCAGGCTCTGGTCTCCATGACAGGAACGTTTCTGGACACCCTCATTGTCTGCTCTTTGACGGCGCTGGCATTGGCGGCCACGGGAGCCTGGGAATCCGGTGCGACCGGGGTGGCATTGACCATTCAGGCATTTTCCGCCGGGTTGCCCGGCCAGTGGGGGCAATGGATCGTGACGCTTGGAATCATCAATTTTGCTTTTTCCACCATCCTGGGCTGGAGTTATTACGGAGAAAAATGTTTTGAATATTTAGCCGGTGAGAAATACGTTCCCTATTACCGCTATGTCTGGGTGGTGTTTGTTTTTATCGGGGCGGTGGTCAAGCTGGAACTGGTGTGGAATTTTTCCGATGTGATGAATGGTTTGATGGCTATCCCTAACCTGATCGGGCTTCTGTTTTTAAGCGGTCTGCTGGCACGGGAAACCAAAATTTTCGAAAAAGGGGTTAAGGACGGGTCCATCGACAAATACGATTGA
- a CDS encoding DUF4124 domain-containing protein, which translates to MNAKLKIGFLKSVIVLGGVLLFYVQGFAGVSSFYKWKDDQGKVHFTDDPLKIPTQYRSSDKVEKRRGLSAPKSEPVDSPEAPEKAKVDLGKKVSEEEQAAMQGALSFLKSDIQRYKKYADYVPQQRHAVLLRNEIVEVLPEKEALDKTLEPFDSGLLKDVKSFLKQSLQKDYEAKSREYPRRLIFINERSRINEELPQKNTLVEKLEVEIASLPKSDPAQPKPSPTSPDNKEPGVKNPEIEKKEVGPGRTE; encoded by the coding sequence ATGAACGCGAAACTGAAAATCGGTTTTCTGAAATCAGTCATTGTACTGGGTGGAGTGTTGCTTTTTTACGTTCAGGGTTTTGCTGGAGTTTCAAGTTTTTATAAATGGAAGGACGATCAGGGAAAAGTCCATTTCACTGATGATCCCTTGAAGATCCCCACCCAATACCGCTCTTCTGACAAGGTGGAAAAAAGGCGTGGACTGTCGGCTCCAAAGTCGGAGCCTGTCGATTCCCCGGAAGCGCCGGAAAAAGCAAAGGTTGACCTGGGCAAAAAGGTCAGTGAAGAGGAGCAGGCGGCGATGCAGGGCGCGCTCAGTTTTTTGAAAAGCGATATCCAGCGTTACAAAAAATACGCAGATTACGTTCCGCAACAACGCCATGCCGTCTTGCTGAGAAACGAAATCGTAGAGGTTCTTCCTGAAAAGGAAGCGTTGGACAAAACACTGGAACCCTTTGACTCCGGGCTTCTCAAGGATGTCAAAAGTTTTCTCAAGCAAAGCCTGCAAAAGGACTACGAAGCGAAAAGCCGGGAGTACCCGCGCCGCTTGATTTTCATAAACGAACGATCCCGCATCAATGAAGAGCTCCCGCAAAAAAACACGCTGGTAGAAAAACTGGAAGTTGAGATCGCTTCTCTACCGAAATCCGATCCCGCCCAACCCAAACCATCTCCTACAAGCCCCGACAACAAAGAGCCGGGAGTAAAAAATCCAGAAATTGAAAAAAAGGAAGTTGGCCCAGGCAGAACTGAATAG
- a CDS encoding PRC-barrel domain-containing protein, with protein MSIHRLTYISENIYKLREQDRIIGCYLYDEFDDALSRIEALVVESGTLLARYAVVTLGGMLNIKGKTLLLPIEVCRSIDLGKVRTAWRKESLMDAPTPHNPQQVTIAEEELILGYFDLKPYWAVEPEPPEEKPGDKNSDPKSRKPGY; from the coding sequence ATGAGCATACATCGACTGACCTATATTTCAGAAAATATTTATAAACTCCGCGAGCAGGACCGGATCATCGGATGCTATCTTTACGATGAATTTGACGATGCGTTGTCCCGAATCGAAGCCCTGGTGGTGGAATCGGGGACCCTTCTTGCCCGCTACGCAGTGGTCACCCTCGGTGGGATGCTGAATATCAAAGGTAAAACCTTGCTTCTTCCTATAGAGGTTTGCCGGTCCATCGATTTGGGGAAAGTGCGAACTGCCTGGCGCAAGGAATCCCTCATGGACGCGCCCACGCCTCACAACCCACAACAAGTGACGATTGCGGAAGAGGAACTCATTTTAGGATATTTTGATCTGAAACCCTATTGGGCGGTTGAACCTGAGCCACCGGAAGAAAAACCAGGCGACAAAAACTCCGACCCGAAATCCCGTAAGCCGGGATATTAG